A portion of the Streptomyces platensis genome contains these proteins:
- a CDS encoding DUF742 domain-containing protein yields MATPPSGYPYGSGQESGPVGETHNNRFNFPSAPSRRPQRPQQQPRPYDSQPYEPPVYDQPQAPRIQPVQPQRRAPEPASTGSNNSLVRPYAMTGGRTRPRYQLAIEALVSTTADPSKLQGQLPEHQRICHLCREIKSVAEISALLSIPLGVARILVADLAEAGLVAIHQPGGDETAGGQPDVTLLERVLSGLRKL; encoded by the coding sequence GTGGCAACGCCCCCGAGCGGATACCCGTACGGTTCCGGACAGGAGTCCGGGCCTGTGGGCGAGACCCATAACAACCGCTTCAACTTCCCGTCTGCGCCGAGCCGCCGGCCGCAGCGGCCCCAGCAGCAGCCCCGGCCGTACGACTCCCAGCCGTACGAGCCGCCGGTGTACGACCAGCCCCAGGCACCGCGCATCCAGCCGGTGCAGCCGCAACGGCGCGCGCCCGAGCCCGCCTCCACCGGCTCGAACAATTCGCTGGTGCGCCCGTACGCCATGACCGGAGGCCGGACCCGGCCGCGCTACCAGCTCGCCATCGAGGCGCTGGTCAGCACGACCGCCGACCCCTCCAAGCTGCAAGGCCAGCTGCCGGAGCACCAGCGCATCTGCCACCTCTGCCGTGAGATCAAGTCAGTAGCCGAGATCTCCGCGCTTCTCTCCATCCCCCTCGGCGTCGCCCGGATCCTCGTCGCCGACCTGGCAGAGGCCGGACTCGTCGCCATCCATCAGCCCGGCGGGGACGAGACCGCCGGCGGACAGCCAGATGTGACACTGCTCGAAAGGGTGCTCAGTGGACTTCGCAAGCTCTAG
- a CDS encoding GTP-binding protein: MDFASSDSGSDGTTARATTSAKIVVAGGFGVGKTTFVGAVSEINPLRTEAVMTSASAGVDDLSHVQDKTTTTVAMDFGRITLDQDLILYLFGTPGQDRFWFMWDDLVRGAIGAVVLVDTRRLADCFPAVDYFENSGLPFVIALNGFEGYQPHTPDEVREALQIGPGTPIITTDARHRNEAKSALITLVEHALMARLQ, encoded by the coding sequence GTGGACTTCGCAAGCTCTGACAGCGGTTCGGACGGGACTACGGCGCGCGCCACGACCTCCGCCAAGATCGTGGTGGCGGGTGGCTTCGGCGTGGGCAAGACCACGTTCGTCGGGGCCGTCTCAGAGATCAACCCGCTGCGCACCGAGGCCGTGATGACCTCCGCCTCGGCGGGCGTCGACGATCTCAGCCACGTCCAGGACAAGACCACGACGACCGTGGCGATGGACTTCGGCCGGATCACCCTGGACCAGGACCTGATCCTGTACCTCTTCGGTACGCCGGGCCAGGACCGCTTCTGGTTCATGTGGGACGACCTGGTCCGCGGCGCGATCGGCGCCGTGGTGCTGGTCGACACCCGCCGTCTCGCCGACTGCTTCCCGGCCGTCGACTACTTCGAGAACAGCGGCCTGCCCTTCGTCATCGCCCTCAACGGCTTCGAGGGGTATCAGCCCCACACGCCCGACGAGGTGCGTGAGGCGCTGCAGATCGGCCCGGGGACGCCGATCATCACCACCGACGCCCGGCACCGCAACGAGGCCAAGAGCGCCCTCATCACGCTCGTGGAGCACGCGCTGATGGCCCGCCTCCAGTAG
- a CDS encoding DUF742 domain-containing protein, with the protein MTPPPATSGPYGAYSQAPYGNEGDQPLVRPYAMTGGRTRPRYQLAIEALVSTTADPSQLPGLLPEHQRICHLCREVKSVAEVSALLHIPLGVARILVADLAEAGMVAIHQPGGSGEAGGTPDVTLLERVLSGLRKL; encoded by the coding sequence ATGACCCCGCCACCTGCCACTTCCGGCCCGTACGGCGCCTACAGTCAAGCGCCGTACGGGAACGAAGGTGACCAGCCGCTGGTGCGCCCGTACGCCATGACCGGAGGCCGGACCCGGCCGCGCTACCAGCTCGCCATCGAGGCGCTGGTCAGCACGACCGCCGACCCCTCTCAGCTGCCCGGGCTGCTGCCCGAGCACCAGCGGATCTGCCACCTGTGCCGTGAGGTGAAGTCGGTCGCCGAGGTCTCCGCCCTGCTCCACATCCCGCTGGGTGTGGCGCGGATTCTGGTCGCGGACCTGGCAGAGGCCGGGATGGTGGCGATCCACCAGCCGGGCGGCAGCGGTGAAGCCGGTGGCACGCCCGACGTGACCTTGCTCGAGAGGGTGCTCAGTGGACTTCGCAAGCTCTGA
- a CDS encoding nitrate- and nitrite sensing domain-containing protein yields the protein MRRSKASPEPQEPRRGNFTPPPRGGLPASDAPENSAAKPPVSGGKYSPRNWRVATRLNAILLIPVGLALVFGGLRVDSSFATWQEAQDAENTAKLVRAALSYSNALIDERDRTAAPLLKGKQDDPAVLGARDATDAAADKFHQAAKAMPDKPGLKRRLASFEKAEPKLQQLRQAAYTSKLRGVQTEEGYVAVQHPLMEFANELGLGTGNITSYGRTVYAVALAKAAESLERSIGTHLLVDPASPQGGKEHKLQLTAFASYRYLEGIAIGEYTSGGTPEDVERLKKDAAGLKQAAQQKIARAKEQAQAAGRPFRAPPSIDQMSAQIATGTAPESLRLRGITSDSYFAAATGKFDMYRSIEKDLADKAVNEAAQIADDARQSTFIDSGIAVAALIIAFVVAGLMARRMSRNMRQLRTAAFGIAEQRLPMLVDQLSRTDPGRVDTRVQPIPISTTDEIGEVARAFDQVHREAVRLAAEQALLRGNVNAIFTNLSSRNQGLIERQLELITDLENNEADPDQLESLFRLDHLATRMRRNGENLLILAGEEPGRRWNQPVPLVDVLRAAISEVESYERIDLTGVPESEIHGTAVTDLVHLLSELLENATTFSSPQTKVRVAATRLPDGRVMIEIHDKGIGLTPEDFADINHKLANPPSVDAAISQRMGLFVVGRLADRHGIRVQLRPSGEQAGTTSLVMLPEAITHGGGGDEQFDDDFTVSRIVPEQQQTAYENHQRTAAELGFDDSRYGRPDSGDLDMVGRSLIREERRAALEAQTSGEQAPGYPQDERPLFRDEVPSGGAYQDFPAQGYAEADQPLYDDRSHGSHAFGEPGFAETTGQQPYVSHEAAQPDEWAERTAFEGYFGTEAESDRNATAAPADAAERVPFERPGPTPSDAPPLTDAGLPRRGGRDQQAPQVPQQGSPPETGQDGTDWRSSNDERWERAEQLREPKAGGVTSSGLPRRVPKANLVEGAAEQTPQGGPQVSRAPEDVRGRLSNLRRGVQQGRNVGTDPSGVPQNDQQGFGPGSTYDQER from the coding sequence GTGAGGCGAAGCAAGGCGAGCCCCGAGCCGCAGGAACCGCGGCGGGGCAACTTCACACCGCCACCCAGAGGTGGCCTACCGGCTTCTGACGCGCCCGAAAATTCGGCCGCGAAGCCTCCGGTCAGTGGCGGTAAGTACTCCCCGCGCAACTGGCGCGTGGCGACCCGCCTGAACGCCATTCTGCTGATCCCCGTCGGGCTCGCCCTGGTCTTCGGCGGTCTGCGGGTGGACAGCTCGTTCGCCACCTGGCAGGAAGCCCAGGACGCGGAGAACACCGCGAAGCTCGTTCGCGCCGCGCTTTCCTACAGCAATGCCCTGATCGACGAGCGGGACCGCACCGCGGCGCCACTGCTGAAGGGCAAGCAGGACGACCCGGCCGTGCTGGGGGCGCGGGACGCCACCGACGCCGCCGCCGACAAGTTCCACCAGGCCGCCAAGGCCATGCCGGACAAGCCGGGCCTCAAGCGCCGTCTCGCCTCGTTCGAGAAGGCCGAGCCCAAGCTCCAGCAGCTGCGCCAGGCCGCCTACACCTCCAAGCTGCGCGGTGTGCAGACCGAAGAGGGCTATGTCGCGGTCCAGCACCCGCTGATGGAGTTCGCCAACGAACTCGGCCTGGGCACCGGCAACATCACCTCCTACGGCCGCACGGTCTACGCCGTCGCGCTGGCCAAGGCGGCGGAGTCGCTGGAGCGTTCCATCGGCACCCACCTCCTGGTCGACCCGGCGTCCCCGCAGGGCGGCAAGGAGCACAAGCTTCAGCTGACGGCCTTCGCGTCGTACCGCTACCTGGAGGGCATCGCCATCGGCGAGTACACCTCCGGCGGTACGCCCGAGGACGTCGAGCGCCTCAAGAAGGACGCCGCGGGGCTCAAGCAGGCCGCGCAGCAGAAGATCGCGCGGGCGAAGGAGCAGGCGCAGGCCGCCGGCCGGCCGTTCCGCGCCCCGCCGTCGATCGACCAGATGTCCGCCCAGATCGCCACCGGCACCGCGCCGGAGTCGCTCAGGCTGCGCGGCATCACCTCCGACAGCTACTTCGCGGCCGCGACCGGCAAGTTCGACATGTACCGGTCCATCGAGAAGGACCTGGCGGACAAGGCCGTGAACGAGGCGGCGCAGATCGCCGACGACGCCCGCCAGTCGACCTTCATCGACTCCGGCATCGCGGTGGCCGCGCTGATCATCGCGTTCGTCGTGGCCGGCCTGATGGCCCGCCGGATGAGCCGCAACATGCGCCAGCTGCGCACCGCCGCCTTCGGCATCGCCGAGCAGCGGCTGCCGATGCTGGTCGACCAGCTCTCGCGGACCGACCCGGGCCGGGTCGACACCCGTGTGCAGCCCATCCCGATCTCCACCACCGACGAGATCGGCGAGGTCGCCCGCGCCTTCGACCAGGTGCACCGCGAGGCCGTCCGGCTCGCCGCCGAGCAGGCGCTGCTGCGGGGCAACGTCAACGCGATCTTCACCAACCTCTCCAGCCGCAACCAGGGCCTGATCGAGCGCCAGTTGGAGCTGATCACCGACCTGGAGAACAACGAGGCGGACCCGGACCAGCTGGAGAGCCTCTTCCGGCTCGACCACCTCGCCACCCGTATGCGGCGCAACGGCGAGAACCTCCTCATCCTCGCGGGCGAGGAGCCCGGCCGCCGCTGGAACCAGCCGGTGCCGCTGGTCGACGTCCTGCGGGCGGCGATCAGTGAGGTCGAGTCCTACGAGCGAATAGACCTCACCGGCGTCCCCGAGAGCGAGATCCACGGCACCGCCGTGACCGACCTCGTGCACCTGCTGTCCGAGCTGCTGGAGAACGCCACCACGTTCTCCTCCCCGCAGACGAAGGTGCGGGTGGCCGCGACCCGGCTGCCCGACGGCCGGGTGATGATCGAGATCCACGACAAGGGCATCGGGCTCACCCCCGAGGACTTCGCGGACATCAACCACAAGCTGGCGAACCCGCCGAGCGTGGATGCCGCGATCTCCCAGCGCATGGGCCTGTTCGTGGTCGGCCGGCTGGCCGACCGGCACGGAATCCGGGTGCAGCTGCGCCCCTCCGGCGAGCAGGCGGGCACCACGTCGCTGGTCATGCTGCCCGAGGCGATCACCCACGGTGGTGGCGGCGACGAGCAGTTCGACGACGACTTCACGGTCTCCCGGATCGTGCCGGAGCAGCAGCAGACGGCGTACGAGAACCATCAGCGCACCGCCGCCGAGCTGGGCTTCGACGACAGCCGCTACGGCCGGCCGGACTCCGGTGACCTGGACATGGTGGGCCGCTCGCTGATCCGCGAGGAGCGCCGGGCGGCACTCGAGGCCCAGACCTCCGGTGAGCAGGCACCCGGGTACCCGCAGGACGAGCGTCCGCTCTTCCGTGACGAGGTGCCGTCCGGCGGCGCGTACCAGGACTTCCCGGCCCAGGGATATGCGGAAGCCGATCAACCGCTCTACGACGACCGGTCGCACGGCAGCCACGCGTTCGGCGAGCCCGGCTTCGCGGAGACCACGGGCCAGCAGCCATACGTCTCCCACGAGGCGGCACAGCCGGACGAATGGGCCGAACGCACCGCGTTCGAGGGCTACTTCGGCACCGAAGCGGAATCTGACCGGAATGCAACTGCCGCTCCCGCTGACGCCGCTGAGCGCGTACCATTCGAGCGTCCGGGCCCTACACCGAGCGATGCCCCCCCGCTGACGGACGCCGGCCTTCCGCGCCGCGGAGGCCGCGACCAGCAGGCGCCGCAGGTGCCGCAGCAGGGGAGCCCGCCGGAGACCGGCCAGGACGGCACCGACTGGCGCAGCTCCAACGACGAGCGCTGGGAGCGGGCGGAGCAGCTGCGCGAGCCGAAGGCGGGCGGAGTCACCTCTTCCGGCCTCCCCCGGCGGGTGCCCAAGGCCAACCTGGTCGAAGGTGCCGCGGAGCAGACCCCGCAGGGCGGCCCCCAGGTCTCCCGCGCCCCGGAGGACGTCCGCGGCAGGCTGAGTAACCTGCGCCGCGGTGTCCAGCAGGGACGCAACGTCGGCACGGACCCCTCCGGGGTCCCCCAGAATGACCAACAGGGCTTCGGCCCCGGCAGCACCTACGATCAGGAGCGTTAG
- a CDS encoding roadblock/LC7 domain-containing protein, protein MSQAAQNLNWLITNFVDNTPGVSHTVVVSADGLLLAMSEGFPRDRADQLAAVASGLTSLTSGASRIFEGGSVNQTVVEMERGFLFIMSVSDGSSLAVLAHPECDIGLVGYEMALLVDRAGTVLTPDLRAELQGSLLN, encoded by the coding sequence ATGAGCCAGGCGGCGCAGAATCTGAACTGGTTGATCACCAACTTCGTGGACAACACCCCTGGGGTGTCCCACACGGTCGTGGTCTCCGCGGACGGTCTCCTCCTCGCCATGTCCGAGGGCTTCCCTCGTGACAGAGCCGATCAGTTGGCGGCGGTGGCCTCCGGCCTGACGTCGCTGACCTCCGGCGCGTCCCGCATCTTCGAGGGCGGTAGCGTCAACCAGACCGTGGTGGAGATGGAGCGTGGCTTCCTCTTCATCATGTCCGTCTCCGACGGATCGTCGCTGGCCGTGCTGGCGCACCCCGAGTGCGACATCGGCCTGGTCGGCTACGAGATGGCCCTGCTGGTCGACCGCGCGGGCACGGTGCTGACGCCGGATCTGCGCGCCGAACTTCAGGGAAGTCTTCTCAACTAA
- a CDS encoding fumarylacetoacetate hydrolase family protein, with translation MRIARFSIDGNVGFGVLEDGELDVIKGHPFAEFERSGQKVPLDKVRLLPPVLPNKVVAIGRNYADHAAELGNAVPDVPVTFFKPSTSVIGPGDPIAYPSFSQEVHHEAELAVVIGRMCREVPRERVKDVILGYTCANDVTARDVQQREKQWARAKGFDSSCPLGPWVETGLDPADIAAGLAIQCTVNGEQRQLGRTSDMVRPVEDLIVHITEAMTLLPGDVILTGTPAGVGPLNVGDEVAVTIEGIGTLTNKVIKRG, from the coding sequence GTGCGCATCGCAAGATTCTCCATCGACGGCAACGTCGGCTTCGGCGTCCTCGAAGACGGCGAACTCGACGTCATCAAGGGGCATCCCTTCGCGGAATTCGAGCGCTCGGGCCAAAAGGTCCCCCTCGACAAGGTCCGGCTGCTGCCGCCGGTCCTCCCCAACAAGGTCGTCGCGATCGGCCGCAACTACGCCGACCACGCCGCCGAGCTGGGCAACGCCGTCCCGGACGTCCCGGTCACCTTCTTCAAGCCGTCCACCTCGGTGATCGGCCCCGGTGACCCCATCGCGTACCCCTCCTTCTCCCAGGAGGTGCACCACGAGGCGGAGCTCGCCGTCGTCATCGGCCGGATGTGCCGTGAGGTGCCGCGCGAGCGCGTCAAGGACGTGATCCTCGGCTACACCTGCGCCAACGACGTCACCGCCCGCGATGTGCAGCAGCGCGAGAAGCAGTGGGCGCGGGCCAAGGGCTTCGACAGCTCCTGCCCGCTCGGCCCCTGGGTCGAGACCGGGCTGGACCCCGCCGACATCGCCGCGGGCCTCGCCATCCAGTGCACGGTCAACGGTGAACAGCGCCAGCTCGGCCGCACCAGCGACATGGTCCGCCCGGTGGAGGACCTGATCGTCCACATCACCGAGGCCATGACCCTGCTCCCCGGCGACGTCATCCTCACGGGCACCCCGGCCGGAGTCGGCCCGCTCAACGTCGGCGACGAGGTCGCCGTCACCATCGAAGGCATCGGCACTCTCACCAACAAGGTGATCAAGCGTGGCTAA
- a CDS encoding nitrate- and nitrite sensing domain-containing protein — protein sequence MQGRFKRDGSAAADPELRGGTDRASSPQRAQGNGSAGGSTLPVDGGGQAPGNDAADSGKSKASKGPSGPGSRIALRNWRISTRLVSLLALPVVAATTLGGMRIGTSLENIDQLDKMQLLTEMTRQATELADALQVERDKSAGPLAGSGNVKDDANVVAPRESTDRARLSFNQATDDIRGQDATMTGVRATVLEITRQLNTLNEIRNNAYKDADNSTRTVTSYNQLINSLLSLSQDMAQATSNPEMIRSTRALAAFSSAKEYASIQRALVSAGLAHDGGPQLSSNDRLAGRNAENNEKAARDRFSQIYTSNGENSAGTLTRGLDGNNDEIKAAVAFAHRAFASGSGIRSQDYRYLDWYDSDTVKIDEMSRIETTLLSEMEQKSRQLRNEATQSAIISGALILLVLGVSLVGAFVVARSMVRSLRRLQDTAQKVAQDRLPELVKQLSESDPQDVDTSVESVGVHSRDEIGRVAAAFDDVHREAVRLASEQALLRGNVNAMFTNLSRRSQGLIQRQLSLISELESREADPDQLSSLFKLDHLATRMRRNGENLLVLAGEEPGRRWTRPVPLVDVLRAAASEVEQYERIELNAVPQTEVAGRVVNDLVHLLAELLENATSFSSPQTKVKVTGHALPDGRVLVEIHDTGIGLSPEDLSAINERLASPPTVDVSVSRRMGLFVVGRLSLRHGIRIQLRPSDSGGTTALVMLPVDLAQGGKKPAPSNAKGGGGDHGGTPSSRLAGLQPRGQVGSGPSAGGRPALPGRGGPGGGAPNAFGASAPAGRTAPPGAGAPGAPAQGGDARPAAGRPGGARPSLPTRGADNGPAPTVAPPAGAPRREERPQLPARGPAAELPSGPPAGGQGGGQGTQQPGGTSWGARRERGGSDDWPLTPRETQERPRGHEEPETTGSFERPAPSGGPGDTAAFARPDFNGPPPAADGTPRGSRPQGARPGQGAGNGPADTGQFPMPGGNTGQYETGRYETGEYRRPDSDTGQYQRPGSDTGQYQRPDSDTGQYQRPDSDTGQYETGQFETGQYQRPDADRAAYADESQGTGQFPVQRSQDSGAPSADVLGDADAGPGDGRTPIFDTIESNWFNHPAAAAAGVPPQGDAEPEAPRLPRRAAAQDGPQRGEARNDARGEAPVNGARRPAPAEATGQWRSSPNDETWRQAEQIRQPAAGGVTTSGLPRRVPRANLVAGTAQQQQSTQSGPQVSRAPSEVRGRLTNLRRGIQQGRQAGTSSTGTHGVVDPTHQQER from the coding sequence GTGCAGGGACGTTTCAAGAGGGATGGCAGCGCTGCGGCGGACCCGGAGCTGCGCGGCGGAACCGACCGCGCCTCCTCGCCCCAGCGCGCCCAGGGCAACGGTTCCGCCGGGGGCAGCACGCTGCCCGTCGACGGGGGCGGCCAGGCGCCGGGCAATGACGCCGCGGACAGCGGTAAGTCCAAGGCGTCGAAGGGGCCCAGTGGCCCCGGTTCGCGAATAGCGCTGCGCAACTGGCGCATCAGCACCCGTCTGGTCTCCCTGCTAGCGCTTCCCGTGGTCGCCGCGACCACGCTGGGCGGTATGCGCATCGGCACGTCGCTGGAGAACATCGACCAGCTCGACAAGATGCAGCTGCTCACCGAGATGACCCGGCAGGCGACCGAGCTCGCCGACGCGTTGCAGGTGGAGCGGGACAAGTCGGCCGGTCCGCTGGCCGGCAGCGGGAACGTCAAGGACGACGCCAACGTCGTCGCGCCCCGCGAGTCGACCGACCGCGCCCGGCTGTCGTTCAACCAGGCCACCGATGACATCCGGGGCCAGGACGCCACGATGACCGGTGTCCGGGCGACCGTCCTGGAGATCACCCGCCAGCTCAACACCCTCAACGAGATCCGCAACAACGCCTACAAGGACGCGGACAACTCGACCCGGACGGTCACCAGCTACAACCAGCTGATCAACTCGCTGCTGTCGCTCTCCCAGGACATGGCGCAGGCGACCAGCAACCCGGAGATGATCCGCAGTACCCGTGCGCTGGCGGCGTTCTCGTCGGCCAAGGAGTACGCGTCGATCCAGCGGGCCCTGGTCAGTGCCGGCCTCGCCCACGACGGCGGCCCGCAGCTGTCCTCCAACGACCGGCTGGCCGGCCGTAACGCCGAGAACAACGAGAAGGCGGCCCGCGACCGCTTCTCGCAGATCTACACCAGCAACGGGGAGAACAGCGCCGGCACGCTCACCCGCGGTCTGGACGGCAACAACGACGAGATCAAGGCCGCGGTGGCGTTCGCGCACCGCGCCTTCGCCAGCGGTTCCGGCATCCGCAGCCAGGACTACCGCTACCTCGACTGGTACGACTCCGACACCGTCAAGATCGACGAGATGTCGCGGATCGAGACCACGCTGCTCTCGGAGATGGAGCAGAAGTCCCGCCAGCTGCGCAACGAGGCCACCCAGTCCGCGATCATCAGCGGTGCGCTGATCCTGCTCGTCCTCGGCGTCTCGCTGGTCGGCGCGTTCGTCGTGGCGCGGTCCATGGTCCGCTCGCTGCGCCGGCTCCAGGACACCGCGCAGAAGGTCGCCCAGGACCGGCTGCCCGAGCTGGTCAAGCAGCTGTCCGAGTCCGACCCGCAGGACGTGGACACCTCCGTCGAGTCCGTCGGTGTGCACAGCCGGGACGAGATCGGCCGGGTGGCCGCGGCCTTCGACGACGTGCACCGCGAGGCGGTCCGCCTCGCCTCCGAGCAGGCGCTGCTGCGGGGCAACGTCAACGCGATGTTCACCAACCTCTCGCGCCGCTCCCAGGGTCTGATCCAGCGCCAGCTCTCGCTGATCTCCGAACTGGAGTCCCGCGAGGCCGACCCGGACCAGCTGTCCTCCCTCTTCAAGCTCGACCACCTCGCCACCCGCATGCGCCGTAACGGTGAGAACCTCCTGGTCCTCGCCGGTGAGGAGCCGGGGCGCCGGTGGACGCGGCCGGTGCCGCTGGTCGACGTGCTCCGTGCCGCCGCCTCCGAGGTGGAGCAGTACGAGCGGATCGAGCTCAACGCCGTACCGCAGACCGAGGTCGCCGGCCGGGTCGTCAACGACCTCGTGCACCTCCTCGCCGAACTGCTGGAGAACGCCACCTCGTTCTCCTCCCCGCAGACCAAGGTCAAGGTCACCGGTCACGCGCTGCCCGACGGCCGGGTGCTGGTCGAGATCCACGACACCGGTATCGGCCTGTCCCCCGAGGACCTGTCGGCGATCAACGAGCGGCTGGCCAGCCCGCCGACCGTGGACGTCTCGGTGTCCCGGCGGATGGGTCTGTTCGTGGTCGGCCGGCTGTCGCTGCGGCACGGCATCCGTATCCAGCTGCGGCCCTCCGACTCCGGCGGTACCACCGCGCTGGTCATGCTGCCGGTCGATCTCGCCCAGGGCGGCAAGAAGCCGGCGCCCAGCAACGCCAAGGGCGGCGGCGGTGACCACGGCGGCACGCCGTCCAGCCGGCTCGCGGGGCTCCAGCCGCGCGGTCAGGTCGGATCGGGCCCCTCGGCCGGCGGGCGTCCCGCGCTGCCCGGCCGCGGTGGCCCCGGCGGCGGTGCGCCCAACGCCTTCGGTGCCTCGGCACCCGCCGGCCGCACGGCCCCGCCCGGTGCGGGCGCCCCCGGCGCCCCGGCGCAGGGCGGCGACGCCCGCCCGGCCGCCGGCCGTCCCGGCGGCGCGCGTCCCTCGCTGCCCACCCGCGGCGCGGACAACGGCCCGGCGCCCACCGTCGCCCCGCCGGCCGGCGCCCCGCGCCGCGAGGAGCGTCCGCAGCTGCCCGCCCGTGGCCCCGCGGCCGAGCTGCCGAGCGGTCCGCCCGCCGGCGGGCAGGGTGGCGGCCAGGGCACTCAGCAGCCCGGCGGTACGAGCTGGGGCGCGCGCCGTGAGCGCGGCGGCTCCGACGACTGGCCGCTGACGCCCCGTGAGACGCAGGAGCGCCCGCGCGGCCACGAGGAGCCGGAGACCACCGGCAGCTTCGAGCGGCCCGCGCCGAGCGGCGGCCCCGGTGACACCGCGGCGTTCGCCCGTCCCGACTTCAACGGTCCGCCGCCCGCCGCTGACGGCACCCCGCGCGGGTCCCGCCCGCAGGGCGCGCGTCCGGGCCAGGGTGCGGGCAACGGCCCCGCTGACACCGGGCAGTTCCCCATGCCGGGCGGCAACACGGGTCAGTACGAGACCGGCCGCTACGAGACGGGCGAGTACCGGCGCCCGGACAGCGACACCGGGCAGTACCAGCGCCCGGGCAGCGACACCGGGCAGTACCAGCGCCCCGACAGCGACACCGGCCAGTACCAGCGGCCCGACAGCGACACCGGCCAGTACGAGACGGGTCAGTTCGAGACCGGCCAGTACCAGCGGCCGGACGCCGACCGTGCCGCGTACGCCGACGAGTCGCAGGGCACCGGGCAGTTCCCGGTGCAGCGGTCGCAGGACAGCGGTGCGCCGTCCGCCGATGTGCTCGGTGACGCGGACGCCGGTCCCGGTGACGGCCGTACGCCGATCTTCGACACCATCGAGTCCAACTGGTTCAACCACCCGGCGGCCGCCGCTGCCGGTGTACCGCCCCAGGGCGACGCCGAGCCCGAGGCCCCGCGGCTGCCGCGCCGCGCGGCAGCACAGGACGGCCCGCAGCGCGGCGAGGCGCGCAACGACGCGCGCGGTGAGGCACCGGTCAACGGTGCGCGCCGCCCGGCGCCGGCCGAGGCCACCGGCCAGTGGCGCAGCTCGCCGAACGACGAGACGTGGCGGCAGGCGGAGCAGATCCGCCAGCCCGCCGCGGGCGGTGTCACCACCTCCGGACTGCCCCGCCGGGTCCCGCGCGCGAACCTCGTCGCGGGCACCGCGCAACAGCAGCAGTCCACCCAGAGCGGTCCCCAGGTCTCGCGTGCGCCCAGTGAGGTGCGCGGGCGGCTGACCAATCTCCGTCGGGGTATTCAGCAAGGCCGGCAGGCCGGGACGTCGTCCACCGGCACTCACGGCGTTGTCGATCCCACTCACCAGCAGGAGCGTTAG
- a CDS encoding roadblock/LC7 domain-containing protein — protein MSQAAQNLNWLITNFVDNTPGVSHTVVVSADGLLLAMSEGFPRDRADQLAAVASGLTSLTSGASRIFEGGTVNQTVVEMERGFLFIMSVSDGSSLAVLAHPECDIGLVGYEMALLVDRAGTVLTPDLRAELQGSLLH, from the coding sequence ATGAGCCAGGCGGCGCAGAACCTGAACTGGTTGATCACCAACTTCGTGGACAACACCCCCGGGGTGTCGCACACGGTGGTGGTCTCCGCGGACGGTCTGCTCCTCGCCATGTCCGAAGGCTTCCCTCGCGACCGTGCCGATCAGTTGGCGGCGGTGGCCTCCGGCCTGACCTCGCTGACCTCCGGCGCGTCCCGCATCTTCGAGGGCGGGACGGTCAACCAGACCGTCGTGGAGATGGAGCGTGGCTTCCTCTTCATCATGTCCGTCTCCGACGGATCGTCGCTGGCCGTGCTGGCGCACCCCGAGTGCGACATCGGCCTGGTCGGCTACGAAATGGCTCTGCTGGTCGACCGCGCGGGCACGGTACTGACACCGGATCTGCGCGCCGAACTTCAGGGCAGCCTGCTGCACTGA